From a region of the Anomalospiza imberbis isolate Cuckoo-Finch-1a 21T00152 chromosome 3, ASM3175350v1, whole genome shotgun sequence genome:
- the LGSN gene encoding lengsin: MNKKEDLSQQILSSGNPETGESADYSFMEKNTSESDNDEVDGNNICGFRKKKGIKGPTKYVPSLENEKMELSHTSKIPDPCPPKGTTGCSELPSEQSLQNPTTFPAVQKDRGGHNNSNSGSDGKEDRCEETQETQEYADPGKRILGKMHEETDTAAQVKLPTSVQPVRGAEKGGCTEAVQREKDSEQAGGKPEERGGMEEKVVKFHVTKMGSLGSATSMPGSRAGESFKAAPGISKRSLQELKNLLSEGHLPFHGPNFCGKAGSTFAQKNLKPQEKAADKQAWPFETFSPHFGEEKQKYLSFHKEGMGQQSKTVLVLSSAGSDQHQPVGSDVDHLILGLPAAPTPAESTAPEVQFDSSTGLDAFNRDPDVNGLGNPTLLYLFSHIEFIKQQMARDSVQFVRFESIDLHGVSRSKNVPSRFFQEKAIHGIAMPRSYLELTLNPKDNELDYINATNFNCDIILNPDLSTFRILPWTEQTARVICDSFTVLGTPLMTSPRHIAKKQLSQLQDNGFSLHSAFTYEFCIYGITEVVNSKTISFPAATILNNHDQTFIQELIEGMYYAGANIESFSSSSGPGQMEITFHPAFGLDAADSAFTFRTGLKEVAKKYNYVASFFSESGFYNSGALSHSLWDLNGQKNLFSAGYGVEELSELGKNWLSGLLAHAAAISCLMAPTTSCRKSYSKYSKESKETVNAKWAYNDNSCAFNVKCHGGKGTYIENKLSSAAANPYLVLAATIAAGLDGVKRGLRYDDMLEEENHTGDLKHSSIPLKLEDALVALEKDSCIKEALGETFIRYFVAMKHYELETEELDSERNKCLGYFI; encoded by the exons ATCCTTTCTTCTGGAAATCCAGAAACTGGAGAGAGTGCAGATTATTCCTTTATGGAAAAG AACACATCTGAAAGTGACAATGATGAAGTTGATGGCAACAATATATGTggtttcagaaagaaaaagggaatcAAAGGTCCTACAAAGTATGTTCCTTCTTTAGAAAATGAGAAGATGGAGCTGTCCCACACTTCAAAAATCCCAGATCCTTGTCCTCCTAAAGGAACCACTGGTTGCTCAGAACTGCCATCAGAGCAGTCTCTCCAAAACCCCACTACCTTTCCTGCAGTACAAAAGGACAGAGGAGGTCACAACAATTCCAATTCTGGCAGCGATGGTAAAGAAGACAGGTGTGAAGAAACACAAGAAACCCAGGAATATGCTGATCCTGGGAAaagaatattaggaaaaatgcaTGAGGAAACAGATACAGCAGCTCAGGTGAAGCTGCCCACAAGTGTGCAGCCTGTGAGGGGTGCAGAGAAAGGTGGCTGCACAGAGGCAGTGCAGAGGGAGAAGGACAGTGAGCAGGCAGGGGGTAAGCCAGAAGAACGGGGTGGGATGGAAGAAAAAGTAGTCAAGTTTCATGTGACAAAGATGGGCTCCCTGGGAAGTGCTACATCCATGCCAGGGAGCCGAGCTGGCGAGTCCTTCAAGGCAGCACCTGGTATTTCTAAGCGAAGTCTACAAGAGTTGAAAAACCTGCTGAGTGAAGGTCATCTGCCTTTTCATGGGCCCAATTTCTGTGGCAAGGCAGGTAGCACCTTTGCTCAGAAAAATCTGAAACCTCAGGAGAAAGCAGCTGACAAGCAGGCCTGGCCCTTTGAGACTTTTAGTCCCCATTTtggagaggaaaagcaaaagtaTCTCAGCTTCCATAAGGAGGGAATGGGGCAGCAGAGCAAAACCGTCCTGGTCCTCAGCTCTGCCGGCTCTGATCAGCACCAACCAGTGGGAAGTGATGTGGATCACCTTATTCTAGGACTTCCAGCAGCTCCTACACCTGCAGAAAGCACAGCTCCTGAGGTGCAGTTTGACTCCTCCACAGGCCTTGACG CATTCAACAGAGACCCTGATGTAAACGGCCTTGGAAACCCAACTCTTCTTTACCTGTTCTCTCATATTGAATTTATTAAGCAGCAGATGGCCAGGGACAGCGTGCAGTTTGTCAGATTTGAATCAATAGACCTCCATGGTGTGTCAAGATCAAAGAATGTTCCATCGCGATTTTTTCAa GAGAAAGCAATTCATGGTATTGCCATGCCCAGAAGTTACCTTGAACTGACGCTGAATCCTAAAGATAATGAATTAGATTACATAAATGCAACCAATTTCAATTGTGACATAATTCTGAACCCTGATTTATCAACATTTCGAATACTACCCTGGACTGAGCAGACTGCAAGAGTGATATGTGATTCCTTCACCGTGCTGGGCACCCCACTAATGACCTCCCCAAGGCACATTGCCAAGAAACAGCTGAGCCAGCTTCAGGACAATGGCTTTTCTTTGCACTCTGCGTTCACTTATGAATTTTGTATTTATGGCATTACTGAGGTTGTAAATTCAAAGACAATATCCTTTCCTGCAGCCACGATACTAAATAACCATGACCAGACTTTCATTCAGGAGCTCATTGAAGGAATGTATTATGCTGGTGCCAACATTGaaagcttttcttcttccagtgGGCCTGGGCAAATGGAGATCACTTTTCATCCAGCGTTTGGCCTAGATGCAGCTGACAGTGCCTTCACGTTTAGAACAGGCCTTAAAGAGGTGGCTAAGAAGTATAACTACGTGGCTAGCTTTTTCTCAGAATCAGGATTCTACAATTCAGGAGCTCTGTCACACAGCCTCTGGGATCTGAATGGCCAGAAGAATTTGTTTTCTGCCGGTTATGGAGTTGAGGAGCTCTCAGAGCTTGGAAAAAACTGGTTGTCGGGTCTCTTGGCACACGCGGCAGCTATCAGCTGCTTGATGGCTCCTACCACCAGCTGCCGCAAGTCTTATTCTAAATACAGTAAAGAATCAAAAGAGACTGTAAATGCAAAATGGGCATATAATGATAACAGCTGTGCCTTTAATGTCAAATGTCATGGTGGAAAAGGCACTTACATAGAGAATAAATTAAGTTCTGCTGCAGCAAACCCATACCTGGTCCTTGCTGCTACTATTGCTGCGGGTCTAGATGGAGTAAAGAGAGGACTCAGGTACGATGATATGCTTGAAGAGGAAAATCACACTGGTGATCTGAAACATTCGTCTATCCCTCTGAAACTAGAAGATGCTCTGGTTGCACTTGAGAAAGATTCATGCATTAAGGAAGCATTAGGCGAAACTTTTATCCGATACTTTGTTGCCATGAAACATTATGAGTTAGAAACTGAAGAACTGGATAGTGAAAGGAATAAATGCCTCGGATATTTTATTTAG